The DNA window taaaattttagtttttaaggctttaattgtattttttttcaagtgCTATTTTAACATCCACcccgctcgtttaaagatttataagtgtctagtttaacgattgtttctttttgtgtttttagagtccttggtgagaagagacacctgcgttttcttgtgaggaactcgattgctaaagtgAACAGTTTGAGCTcaaggtttccaggacctactTCAACACCTGGCTTGTGTGAGTTTTTaagaggattgcgacaccaacgattgacggctttttgcaggagCCTTTCTGCCGTCTGCGATGTATTGTATTGCCTATTTATTCTCTTCTGCGGTCTGCAGCGCCGACGCTGGAATACCAGCTTTCAAGATGGACCCAGGAGAGACTCCTCTGTCCACGCATCCTCGCCATGATCAGCtgtgggagccttggagctcgCAGTGTCATGTAGGGAGGCATTTGCCAGATAGAAAagatgattttccttttttttttgtgtgtggtttttttttcattggtaCTCCAATTCCCTACCTTTGATGAGGAGTTCACCAGAGCCCCAAAGAGTCtgagaattttcttctttttttcttgaataattatttaactattagtctctctctcgttgagagtgtggtgatgGATATTTAAATATTAcactctcgttgagagtgtggtgtttcccgttggggaatttttgtttgtttattagttAATATTAAGACCTGTCTCAGTGCGTGcctttttaggcattaatgttCATGTTGTTAGTTGTTAATTATCAATTGTTATTTGCTAAAAGTTAGTTATTAATGGTTAGTTGTCAGTGGTTgatttaaattgttaggtagtcacaaggttgactgtgctaaaaattattgttgataaatattgttaagttttcccaagtgttttagtTTCCACTGACAAATTTTCATACTTGATATTATGAAAATACCTGACCtttcttatcgtgcaataagaacttgcaccacggccctaCAATAGTGGTGGGCAGAAATTGAATCCGGAATCGATCTTGGCGAGTCTACCTTAGCGATCCCGGAGTCGACTCACATCCACAGAAAATCGACTCCACTCTGCTCCCTATCCGCCAGCCGTTCGGCGCACGTGATCATGACTCATTCATCAAGATCACCGACCTGGGGTCAGCTTGCTGACCGCTCAGGGTCAGGGATCGATCATCAGTCAATGACAGTCAGTGGTTATAGGAAGATCTCGTCGTCGGAATCGCCTGAATCGCCTCATTTTAATGTAAGTGTACAGTTTAGTGCATTGTATATAAAGCATTTCTAACGTTGCATTTAGAGGACAGTTATAAAACGTGTACATACATACGTGTTATAAATAGTAGCAGTGGTATTTATGACAGTAAATAGTAGTAATTATGAGAAATAGTCACAAATACACgtgacatacattttttttttcaaataagccacgaaTTCCTTTTAATTTCGAATTCACTTTCAACTTAGAAGAAACATTTCTTTATGCTTCTAAGCAGAATTACTAAGTGAAAATAcagacagattttttttcttctcagattTCGTCCGTGGACTTTGATTCTAATCATGCAGCCAGCCGCAAAACGTGCAAGAAAGAGTCCTGTGTGGGACTTCATGGAACAGGATTCCCCCGCCACCGTTAAGTGTTTGATATGTAAGCAAACGTTAGCTTACAATAGAACTACAAGTTCTATGATGAAGCATATTCAGTCGAAGCACCCTTTACAATATGCAGaacagaaagaaaataattcacctGTTTCACCTGCAACATTGTCTCAATCGCAAGCCACATCAAGCCACTTTGCCCAGCAAACTCTGCCTGATGTATTTGCTAAAAAAGATGGCTATAAGGAAGGAGGTTTGAAAAAGCAACAACTTGATAAACTGCTCATTAAAATGATTGCAACTGACTTGCAGCCAATATCCATTGTCGAAGACAAAGGATTCAAAAATTTTGTTCATGGTCTAGATCCTCGGTATGTTATGCTTAGCCAGAGGGATCTGACTAGAAAATATTTGCCTGCAATGTATGATGAAGCTGTGAAACAAGTTCAGGGCGAGCTAAGAGAAACACCACATGTATCGCTCACAACAGATCTATGGACTTCAAGGCAAACTAGGGGCTTTATCACCGTGACTGCTCATTACATTAACTCAGAGTGGAATTTAAAATCAGCTGTATTAGAAACGGCTCGTTTGAAAGTGGATCACACAGCAGAAAATATTGCTGATGAACTAAAACGCATTTGCACTCGATGGGAAATTCTTGATAAAGTATGCtgcattattattgataatgcagCAAATATTGTGGCAGCAGTAACAAAATACATGCAAATAAAACAACAGCCATGTTTTGCGCATACACTGAATCTCGTTGTGCAAGATTcaataaaaaacacaaataaaataaagCTGTCACAAGAAAAAATTAAGCGCATAGTGTCTTTTTTTCACCACAGCGTGAAGGCAACAGACAAACTAAGTGAAATTCAAAACCAAAATGGAGTGGAAAGGAAAAAGTTAATAATGGATGTTGACACCAGGTGGAACTCGACGTTTTATATGATGGAAAGATTTCTCGAACAGCATGAAGCCATTACCACCACTTTGTGTTTGTTAGGGAAAAGCAACATGTGCCTTAGTAGTGAGGAACTGGAAGTTGTAAAAGGTGCAGTGTTGCTACTGGGACCGTTTGAAGAGGCAACGAGAGAAATGTCCACAGAAAATTTCACATCCTTGTCAAAGGTTATTCCAATTACGAGGGCACTTCAGCAGTGCATAAACTCAAATGCTCACATGAGAACAGGTTTTGGCACTGAACTGCAAAAACAGTTGCAAAAAAGATTTGCAACAGTGGAAAAGGTGTTCCAGCTGGGAGCAGCAACGTTGCTAGACGTGAGGTTTAAAAATGTGTCTTTTGTTGACATGGGAAATGTGAAGGTGACTGAAGAGAGAATTATGAATTTGATGCGCAGTGAATATTCTCAAGAGGAGATAAACGAGTCTGTGCCAGTACCTCATGTATCCCAGTCGTCAGAGACAGAGAGCCACATAAATGAAGAGCAGGCTAAACGGGGATCACTCTGGCAATGCTTTGATGCTAAAGTGGAAACAACTATGAAGTCACAACGATTGACAAGCATAGGGCCTCACATTGAATTGAGGAGGTACCTCGAGGAACCAATAATTCCCCGGGATGAGGACCCATTGAAATGGTGGAAAATGCATAGTGTACTTTTTCCAAAGCTGCATGCCTTAGCTAAAAAGTTTCTATGCATTCCAGCTACTTCTGTACCTTCTGAAAGACTTTTTTCGAAAGCAGGGGAACTAATTTCACACAGACGTAGTGCTTTGAGCGATAAAAATATCAACATgatattgttttttaataaaaacatgtaaataaaccCTATTTGaagctttattttaattattaccgtTACTAATATGTCCTACTGCTAGTTTGATCCATCTCTAATATGTGATACTGCTTTATTGATTGATGTAGGAACCATGTGATATTGGAAATGTTTATCATTACTGTAACTATAATATGTGATACTGATCCCTCATCATTACTGTAACTATAATATGTGATACTGATCCCTCATCATTACTGTAACTATAATATGTGATACTGATCCCTCATCATTACTGTAACTATAATATGTGATACTGATCCCTCATCATTACTCATACATGTGCTATATATTGCTTTATTGGTTAGTGTAGGTAACTtgtgatattgaaaatatatattactgtaatataaaaacatgtaaataaaccctatctgaagctttattttaattattaccattactaataTGGCATACTGCTAGTTTGATCCATCTCTAATATATGTGATACTGCTTTATTGATTGATGTAGGAACCACGGTCGGAACCATGTGATATTGAAAATGTTTATCATTACTGTAACTGTAATATGTGATACTGATCCCTCATCATTactaatacatattatatatattgctttattggtTGGTGTAGGTAAcgtgatattgaaaatatatattactgtaatatgtgtTTCTGAGCTTTCACCATTACTACATGTGATATTGGTTAACTGGTCGATTTATGTACCAAATGTGAtactgaaaaatatttattatgtaTTGTCATATCATATTGGAAATGTTTGTCATTACTGCAATGTGATATTCAAATATTTCCAGCAAGGAAAAAGAAACGGCGGACCTTTAAAATAAACAGATGtataaagtaaaagtgaaagcTTAAAAAGAGAGGAAGATGTATAAAAGAGAAAGGAGAATAAAATGAAGGATATATAACagagagagtaaacaaaaacaTAATAAGGGAGTGTCAAATGAAATAgattaataaagaaaatttctgAGGTGAATAAAAATGAGTGTAAACAATTGTAATTGAAATTAAACTTGCAATTAATCTTTGAAACATATAGTAGAATAATTGATCATATGTTAATAAGACAAACACTAAAGAAGGAAATAAGTATAGCATTTATAATGAACAAAAAAAACCAAGGAATAGGCTATATGATTCGAGACAAACTGCCAAAACTAAAAGCCATAGGGCAAGGTCATAGATTAAGAGGATAAGATGGCCCAGATAAAGCAGACACAGCCTAAAGCAATGTTCTCCCATATGAAAATAGGCGACGATATGTTAATCTGTTTAAACTGCTCCCTACCACTCGATTTTGGATTGACTTTATAGTCTTGTTTGGTTGGACAGTGAACACCTGCATGTAATTATCCTGGAATGCGGGCCTATGTCTCTCTTAAGCGGCTTAGGAAGCGCCCGAGTGACTCGGAGAATATTTCTTTCCTCCAAGacctccccccaccccccgagTCCCTTGTTTGTTTGTCTTAGGTGCAGCTGCACCCAGGGAGTCAACTCCATCGACGGCGTCGAACCTCTCGCCACTACATACTACAGAATGACGTTGGGAGGGGAGTCGACTTCAGAATCGATTCTTGCGAGTCCACCCTCTCCAAGAGTCGATTTCGTCGAGTCCAAAATTTGCGATTTTTGCCCAGCAATACCCTACAAGGGTCATAACAACGATACAAGAATTAGAATACGGATAAAAGGTAATTAGTCTCGTCAATAGAATACTATGATTTGTTTATGGGGAATACTAATATATCTTCTTGTTTGAAAAGATAACAATTCCTTCGTCATTTGACAATAATTTCTCCGTCAGGTTGTAAATGGGTTCACTAAGCGATTGTGGTCTGATTATATGATCTTTAGAATTCATATATAATATCTTTTTCGCACTAATCGACAGAGAGAGAGGGCAGgtaaaacaaaaattaatgttatatatgtatatatatatatatatatatatatatatatatatatatatatatatatatgtatatatatatatatatgaatgtatatatatatatatatatatatatatatatatatatatatatatatatatatatgaatgtatatatatatatatatatatatgaatgtatatatatatatgaatgtatatatatatatatatatatatatatatataaatatatatatatatatatatatatatatatatgaatgtatatatatatatatatatatatatatatatatatatatatatatatgaatgtatatatatatatatatacatatatatatatatatatgaatgtgtatatgtatatatatatatataaatatatatatatatatatatatatatatatatatatatatatatgaatgtatatatatatatatatatatatatatatgaatgtgtatatgtatatatatatatatatatatatatatatatgaatgtgtatatgtatatatatatatatatatatatatatatatactgtgtatatatatatatatatatatatatatatatatatatatatatatgtatatatagtacatatatgtatctatatatatatatatatatatatatatatatatatatacatatactgtatatatatatatatatatatatatatatatatatatatatatatatatatatgtatatgtatgtatgtatgtgtatatatatatatatatatatatatatatatatatatatatatatatatatatactgtatatatatatatataaatatatatatatatatatatatatatatatatatactgtatatatatatgtatatatatatactgtatatatatatatatatatatatatatatatatatatatatatacagtatatgtatatatatatatatatatatatatatacatatataattcacaaatatacatatatacaatatatatatatatatatatgtacatatatatatatatatatatatatatatatgtttatatatatatatatatatatatatatatatatatatatatacatatatatacatatatatattcacatatatacatatatatatacatatatatatatacatatatatatatattcacatatatacatatatatatatatatatatatatatatatatatatatatgttgggtctTGACCTGGTTACTAATCGGACGTGTTATCTATTCTCCTGACTTCTCGTTCCACTAGACCTATGGATTAGCGGTCACCCCTGTGAAACTAATGAGTTGCTAAACGTTTGCTGAACTGCCGTGAAAATAACCAAGTCCGTGTCCCTTTCCACGTCATACGAACagtgtatttttttctgttgtcttATTTAGCTGTGCTATTAATCCAACACCCAAAATGCCATCATCTCAAGAAGTAATGAATTCTCAGATCGTAAGTGGCCAACCGCTGAAGAGGAAaatttcaaaagacgaaaatgGAGTTCTCCAAGCATCTTGTGTGTTGACCTCGCTTCCCGATCTGAGTGCTGAAATTCAAGATCTTAAATCCTCCCTTTCAGTTCAAATTTCAGACCTCATATACCAGGTTAGTGATTTAAAGAACACAATTGCTACTATCGAGGAAAGGGTGACTACTGCGTTTGAGGATAAACTTTGTCACCACCAGGAAGAAGTTAAAAGAATTTTAAGTGACAAAGACAAAATTATTGCCGATCTCACGAATAGAGTTGCGTCATTGGAGTCCAGACCTAACTTAACAAAGGAGATGGAAGTTCTCGAGGAGAAGATAGACGAGACCGAGGCTCAAATGATCTgcaatgatctggttctgtctggtcCTGCTTTGCCTGCTCCCCAGCCGGACGAAGATACAAGGAGATTAGGCCGGGATCTCCTAGAGAAGTGTCTCCAGAAGAAATTTCCCGACCACTTCATCCTTGAAGGAAGAAGGATTGGCAAGAGAGGAATCGATGGGTCACCACTTAACAACAACATTTTGCTGAAAAGTGATGTCACGGGCTGTAAAGTCAGATATGAGACATTCCTGTTTGCAACATAAAAATGATACTGCAAAAGGATTTTTCATAAACGAAGCTCTGACTCGGAAACGCGATAGCCTTTACTACGAACTTCGGCAAGTGAAAAGACAACAACTGAAGGGTCTCTTCTTGCATACGCGTGATGGTGTCATCAGAGTTAAAACATCTCGATCGGGTAACACCTTCGCCATCCGAACCCGCAAGGACCTGGACCTGTTTTATAATAGTACTGGCCTTAGAGCCCCTGAGTGAATTT is part of the Palaemon carinicauda isolate YSFRI2023 chromosome 15, ASM3689809v2, whole genome shotgun sequence genome and encodes:
- the LOC137654284 gene encoding zinc finger BED domain-containing protein 4-like, whose translation is MQIKQQPCFAHTLNLVVQDSIKNTNKIKLSQEKIKRIVSFFHHSVKATDKLSEIQNQNGVERKKLIMDVDTRWNSTFYMMERFLEQHEAITTTLCLLGKSNMCLSSEELEVVKGAVLLLGPFEEATREMSTENFTSLSKVIPITRALQQCINSNAHMRTGFGTELQKQLQKRFATVEKVFQLGAATLLDVRFKNVSFVDMGNVKVTEERIMNLMRSEYSQEEINESVPVPHVSQSSETESHINEEQAKRGSLWQCFDAKVETTMKSQRLTSIGPHIELRRYLEEPIIPRDEDPLKWWKMHSVLFPKLHALAKKFLCIPATSVPSERLFSKAGELISHRRSALSDKNINMILFFNKNM